Genomic segment of Eupeodes corollae chromosome 2, idEupCoro1.1, whole genome shotgun sequence:
gattataattGTAGCTTTTTCCGGTGCAGTAGTTTTTGAGGTTGTAGGGGAGTGTGAATGTGGCAAAGCTTCTAGCTGCCTTCGTTTGTGATCTGGCACTAGCTGTCAAACTGTAACCGGCATTCTCGGCTCTTTTCAAGCACGCCCCGAATTGCTCCTTTCCACTTTCGTAAGTTATGAACTGCGAATCATATGTTTGAATGCAAATTTTCCGCGCAAAATTCAATGCTTGCAATGGAATTAATGTCTGATTTACTTGTTGAGTTTCGTTCAAAACTTGAAGTTGCTGTTGTTCGATGACAGCCAATCGATCTAAGAATCGGGCATCAAGAGCATCGTTTTCCAATTCAGAAATTTTAATCTTGACAAGAAGTTCGGCTTGGGCGATTTTGAAGTAGTCATCGGTGCCATTGCTTGCTTTTAAATTGGCGGGATAGCTTTgctgtaaaaagaaaacaatattagatatttgtgattttaactaagttttgaaacaaatattttcacttaCACCCAAAACAGCAGTAAAGAGTGCAGTAGCAATTAGGAAGTTAGAAAGCGAAACCATGTTGTTAACTAGTTTGAACCAATTTAATAACTGATGATTTTGCTGCTTTCTTGCCACTGTTTATATATTTAACTCCAGTTTATtgcttgattttaaaatcaaaacacttTTGACAATATCTTAAGTGCTATTCGAAGAAGACTTTCAAATTAATCTAATCGACTAatacttaaaattgataaaagggAAACTCTTTCTTTGGTTGGCGCATAAAATGAATCATTGAAATGATTGATTTGAATTACATGATAATTAAATATGATAATGGCAATTGTTAATGTAGTAGGTATTTAGTAGATAATTTCACACTTAAGTTGTTGTTTTCTACATACTCTTGttctttcaatagaaaaattatttaatgtctATAAATAtggctttaattaaattatttcgatGTTATTATCAATTTGTGTTGTTGTTCCGTGTTGTTATCGATtgcagaaatttaattttttatttaatctattTAATAG
This window contains:
- the LOC129946077 gene encoding uncharacterized protein LOC129946077 isoform X1; the protein is MVSLSNFLIATALFTAVLGQSYPANLKASNGTDDYFKIAQAELLVKIKISELENDALDARFLDRLAVIEQQQLQVLNETQQVNQTLIPLQALNFARKICIQTYDSQFITYESGKEQFGACLKRAENAGYSLTASARSQTKAARSFATFTLPYNLKNYCTGKSYNYNQTKIEDCYIRYVSVATQTVQDNLQRAEVFRQQSIFEMNAISMTAVQCSYKIEKVVLQTSTATLKKIDDCVDSLQKKTSIAVDTKALKEKNNFNLNTIFASKKRNNLN
- the LOC129946077 gene encoding uncharacterized protein LOC129946077 isoform X2; this translates as MVSLSNFLIATALFTAVLGQSYPANLKASNGTDDYFKIAQAELLVKIKISELENDALDARFLDRLAVIEQQQLQVLNETQQFITYESGKEQFGACLKRAENAGYSLTASARSQTKAARSFATFTLPYNLKNYCTGKSYNYNQTKIEDCYIRYVSVATQTVQDNLQRAEVFRQQSIFEMNAISMTAVQCSYKIEKVVLQTSTATLKKIDDCVDSLQKKTSIAVDTKALKEKNNFNLNTIFASKKRNNLN